The following DNA comes from Triticum dicoccoides isolate Atlit2015 ecotype Zavitan unplaced genomic scaffold, WEW_v2.0 scaffold197809, whole genome shotgun sequence.
ATATAGCCCACGACCGGCTCGCTTATTAaccatgacataagcaggctataagaacTAAAATATTATACTTTTACCTAGTTGgagaagagagaagaaaaaaaagaatgaaaatggGTTGTAGATTAAGAGTCAGCTATAGCACAAAACTGAAGGCAATTTATGAGATTGTAAGGTGGGCCAGCTATTAATAAAGTAGAACATATTCAAAACTTACTATTATACATGTCGGCTATTAGGTTGATTTTAGATGATATGACAACTCCTTATAGCCGATTGTTGGCTATGTTATTAACCATGCTTGGAGGAAGTAGTTAAATTAGTAATCAAATTGAGTTGACGTGATTTTATAGTTCCATCGGGGTCTGGTTGCTAGTGTCCGTTGTGCTGTCTTCTTCGTGCCTTTGCTTGGTTATCTGTATTATGTAGACCAACTATCTACTAGTCTCTAACCAATAAACAACTTATCTATTTGAAGCATCTGCCCACACATGCGTTCATACACACCCCAATGAATGGTTCCAATAGCTTAGTGTCTTGGCATGTATCTTTTTTTTCTTTGCGGGAAGCCTGTATCTATTAACAAGCCGCCTTCCTTCTATTCTGTACACCAACTCTTACTTCTGAAAATAGCTAGCCATTGAGACTAGAGAGCACGCTAGCTAGGAGATGGCCGGTGGAATCGTGACCGTGGCTAGTGGGGTGATGAGCCCGCTCATCTTCAAGCTCACCATGCTCATGGGCGACGAGTACATGAAATTCAAAGGAGTCAGGAAGCAAGCCTCATTCCTTGAGAAGGAACTCAGCGCCATGAATGCTGCCCTTCACAAGCTGGAGCTCATGGATGAGCTCGATCCATCCATCAAGGACTGGAGGGACCATGTCAGGGAGATGTCCTATGACATGGAGAATTGCATCGATGATTTTATGCGCCAATCTCGAGGTGACGATGCCAAGGTGGGCTTCATCAAGAAGACTTCTCGTCGCATCAAGAAGTTGCGACAGCACCTTCAGATAGCCCACCGCATGGAAGAGCTGAAGACTCTTGCCTTAGAGGCAAATGATCGTCGCCAAAGATATAAGATTGATGATTGGAAGCCACCCTCTAGCTCTGTGGCTGTTGACCCTCGGCTGCGAGCTGTCTATCAGGAGGCAGCTACTCTTGTGGCCATTGATGGCCCAATGAAGAAGGTTGCCACTTTGTTGATGGATACCCATACTAAACTCAAGGTGGTGTCAATCGTGGGATTCGCTGGGCTTGGTAAAACTACACTTGCCAAACAAGTGTATGATAAAATTGGCTCGCAATTCGATTGCAAGGCATTTTTTTCAGTTTCACAGCGGCCTGATATGAATGAGGTGCTCAACAATTTACAGCTAAAACTTAGGATGAAGGAGCCCGATTCATCTCGCACTCGCAAGGTTGATGACATTATTGAAGAGCTAAGGGGGCATCTGAAAGAAAAGAGGTATTGCTTACTGTCGACAGTCATTTGCATCGCTACTTGTGTTAAATTTGAGTCGAACAATTAATTATCCTATGTTTTGTTATTGATTTTTGTGCATCCAAGTTGTATGTTGATTGTTTTGATTCTTTGTGTGTTTATCATGGAAAGGGAAACACATGAAAAAAACATCTTCAGAAAAAAATGATTGATATTTTGGTATAATTGATTGGGTATTACAAACATGCTGGCTCTAGAATGCCTTGTGTTCCATCTGTAAGGGCTAAACATACCAATCCATATCTTTTTAATATAGTTATTTTAATGTCAGTTTCTGAGGTCAAAATCAGATATACAATACTGAATTTTGTCCATGGATGTGAGTTTTGTGTTTGTTTTTCTTTTATGGGCTTAGAAATCGACAAGTAAAAATACGATGGTTACATAGCTTGATTTCAGTTTTGTTATACTACCCATCTAGTGTAAAACTTGCTAGGGTATA
Coding sequences within:
- the LOC119344995 gene encoding disease resistance protein RGA5-like, which codes for MAGGIVTVASGVMSPLIFKLTMLMGDEYMKFKGVRKQASFLEKELSAMNAALHKLELMDELDPSIKDWRDHVREMSYDMENCIDDFMRQSRGDDAKVGFIKKTSRRIKKLRQHLQIAHRMEELKTLALEANDRRQRYKIDDWKPPSSSVAVDPRLRAVYQEAATLVAIDGPMKKVATLLMDTHTKLKVVSIVGFAGLGKTTLAKQVYDKIGSQFDCKAFFSVSQRPDMNEVLNNLQLKLRMKEPDSSRTRKVDDIIEELRGHLKEKRYLIVVDDVWDESIWNIIKCAFPEDNNESKVIVTT